A region of Anguilla anguilla isolate fAngAng1 chromosome 18, fAngAng1.pri, whole genome shotgun sequence DNA encodes the following proteins:
- the gpatch11 gene encoding G patch domain-containing protein 11: MADDEDDYMSDAFLKKMEEVRPGVPMVKRVKAALKRETLHKEKNEKNRQKTYKEQEQESREALLHNSISNENRGFAMLQKMGYKAGQGLGKDGAGRVEPIPLNIKTDRGGIGIEEVKKRKAEEKLEHYRRKVQVKQHVEKQSLEDYRARMKIEREERQAEGDLRRSQRACEQLDSQKHISVPRESWYWPETDCDKEEDDDEETEAKQENEEDEEEELTAVDKLQILTSYLRGVHFYCIWCGTTYNDEEDLTSNCPGDSAADHD; this comes from the exons ATGGCAGACGATGAAGATGATTATATGTCAGACGCCTTCCTCAAGAAGAT GGAAGAAGTGAGACCAGGCGTGCCCATGGTGAAACGAGTGAAAGCCGCACTGAAAAGAGAAACACTgcacaaggaaaaaaatgaaaagaaccGTCAGAAGACCTAcaaggagcaggagcaggagagtCGGGAGGCCTTACTGCACAACAGCATCAGCAATGAAAACCGAGGTTTTGCAATGCTACAGAAAATGGGCTACAAAGCTGGCCAGGGACTGGGAAAAGACG GGGCAGGAAGGGTTGAACCTATTCCACTGAATATCAAAACAG ACCGAGGTGGCATTGGAATAGAGGaagtgaaaaagagaaaggCGGAGGAGAAGCTGGAGCATTACAGGCGCAAGGTACAGGTGAAACAGCACGTTGAGAAGCAGTCACTGGAGGACTACAG GGCCAGGATgaagatagagagggaggagaggcaggCGGAAGGGGACCTCAGGAGGAGCCAGCGCGCCTGTGAGCAGCTGGACAGCCAGAAG CACATTAGTGTCCCTAGAGAAAGCTGGTACTGGCCGGAGACTGACTGTGACAAAGAGGAAGACGACGACGAAGAGACTGAAGCCAAGCAAGAGAACGAGGAAGACGAGGAAGAAGAGCTCACT gcTGTAGACAAGTTGCAGATTTTGACATCATACTTAAGAGGCGTGCATTTCTACTGCATATGGTGTGGGACCACGTACAATG ATGAAGAGGATTTGACATCAAACTGTCCAGGTGACTCGGCCGCGGACCATGACTGA